In Vicugna pacos chromosome 1, VicPac4, whole genome shotgun sequence, a single window of DNA contains:
- the DPPA4 gene encoding developmental pluripotency-associated protein 4, which translates to MISRKESTLPAEFSDCLGALDVKCLKLGSVCGGRNTRGMTDQSLYPQGNSTQESEEEYMSSKFKSTSVEAEDEQRASGEPKIPKNSAKGTKRKRSGENDEVCCPQEMPQCSDSVKSQKRIPIPPLPSKLPPVNLIHRDVLRAWCQQLKLSTKGQKLEGYKRLCEYAYPHQKDIPATAKEARILSASRRKAKMAQWELLLESSDKKMSSDRTDSPKVAASSEEGAPALEGPPALREGDDVTLSTSDPEALFASWSRTAAGAGKVESVESQEAYGVRWCVVHGRSLPANTEGWVRLQFHAGQPWVPEKRRTVSALFLLPASNVPPPHLEDNMLCPKCVRRNKVLTKSLQ; encoded by the exons ATGATATCCAGAAAAGAATCCACGTTGCCAGCGGAGTTCAGTGACTGTCTTGGCGCCTTAGATGTGAAATGTCTTAAGCTAGGTAGTGTATGTGGTGGGCGGAACACCAGAGGAATGACTGACCAGTCCCTCTATCCCCAGGGGAACTCCACACAGGAGTCAGAGGAAGAATATATGAGCAGCAAATTCAAATCTACGTCAGTAGAAGCGGAAGACGAACAGAGGGCTTCTGGTGAACCAAAGATACCAAAAAACTCAGCGAAGGGGACCAAAAGAAAAAGATCTGGGGAAAATGACGAAG TTTGCTGTCCACAAGAGATGCCACAATGTAGTGACAGCGTAAAATCTCAGAAGAGGATACCAATTCCTCCATTACCTTCTAAACTGCCGCCGGTCAACCTGATTCACCGAGATGTTTTGCGGGCTTGGTGCCAGCAATTGAAACTGAGCACCAAGGGTCAG AAATTAGAGGGATATAAACGACTCTGCGAGTATGCTTACCCTCATCAAAAG GACATTCCTGCCACAGCAAAGGAGGCCAGGATCCTATCGGCATCACGAAGGAAAGCAAAAATGGCCCAGTGGGAACTGCTGCTGGAAAGTTCTGATAAAAAGATGTCCTCTGATAGAACTGATTCTCCTAAAGTGGCTGCTTCCTCTGAGGAGGGGGCACCTGCCCTTGAAGGGCCTCCCGCTCTGCGAGAAGGAGATGATGTAACTTTATCAACTTCTGACCCAGAAGCTCTGTTTGCCTCCTGGAGCAGAACTGCAGCAGGGGCTGGGAAGGTGGAGTCAGTGGAGTCACAAGAGGCCTATG GGGTCAGGTGGTGCGTGGTCCATGGCAGAAGTCTCCCTGCTAACACCGAGGGCTGGGTTCGTTTACAGTTTCATGCTGGACAGCCTTGGGTTCCTGAAAAACGAAGGACAGTGTCTGCACTCTTCCTGCTACCTGCCAGCAACGTCCCACCCCCACACCTGGAGGACAACATGCTGTGCCCCAAATGCGTTCGAAG GAATAAAGTATTAACGAAAAGTCTGCAATGA